In one Hydrogenispora ethanolica genomic region, the following are encoded:
- the proB gene encoding glutamate 5-kinase gives MDYLGRLQQARRIVVKVGTSTLTHASGKLNLNRMEQLVRQLADLQNQGKEVVLVTSGAVGAGLGRLGLNERPSSIIERQAMAAIGQGLLMQVYEKLFSEYGPIVAQVLLTRNDISDRKRYLNARNTILALLQYRAIPIINENDTVATEELKIGENDALSALVAGLIEADLLILLSDVDGLFTADPRKDHSATLIPVVVEIDQHIRAMAGGAGSSWGTGGMVTKIEAAQMATAAGTSMVLMNGNEPSRIQRIFNGEPVGTAFLSSHNVVSSRKRWIAYGPQVNGAVVVDAGAERALLRQGKSLLPSGISELHGEFEEGDMIQVVNSEGMELGRGLTNYGMEHLQKIMGKKSIEIEMILGFKTADEVIHRDNLVITALN, from the coding sequence GTGGATTATTTGGGCCGTTTACAGCAAGCACGGCGGATCGTGGTGAAGGTCGGTACCAGCACTTTAACCCATGCCAGCGGTAAGCTCAATCTGAACCGCATGGAACAGTTGGTGCGCCAATTGGCCGATCTGCAAAATCAGGGCAAAGAAGTGGTTTTGGTAACCTCCGGAGCCGTCGGGGCCGGTCTGGGCCGCCTGGGCCTCAACGAACGCCCATCCTCCATTATTGAGCGGCAGGCAATGGCGGCCATTGGCCAAGGCTTGTTGATGCAGGTTTACGAGAAACTCTTCTCCGAATACGGACCGATCGTGGCGCAGGTTCTATTGACCCGTAATGACATCAGCGATCGAAAACGCTACCTGAACGCCAGGAATACGATTCTGGCGTTGCTGCAATACCGGGCCATCCCGATCATCAACGAGAACGACACGGTGGCCACTGAGGAACTGAAGATCGGCGAGAACGACGCGCTCTCGGCTTTAGTGGCCGGATTGATCGAAGCCGATTTGTTGATCCTCCTTTCGGATGTGGATGGTTTATTCACCGCCGATCCACGCAAAGACCATTCGGCCACACTCATTCCGGTAGTGGTCGAGATTGACCAGCATATCCGGGCGATGGCCGGCGGAGCCGGCAGCTCGTGGGGGACCGGAGGAATGGTTACCAAAATTGAGGCCGCCCAGATGGCGACGGCCGCCGGGACCTCCATGGTATTAATGAATGGCAACGAACCTTCCAGAATTCAGCGGATATTCAACGGAGAACCGGTGGGGACGGCCTTTTTAAGCTCCCATAATGTGGTTTCCAGCCGCAAACGGTGGATCGCGTATGGCCCCCAAGTCAATGGCGCGGTCGTGGTGGATGCCGGCGCGGAACGGGCCTTGCTCCGCCAGGGGAAGAGTCTGTTACCTTCGGGAATTTCCGAACTGCACGGCGAGTTTGAGGAAGGGGATATGATTCAAGTCGTCAATTCCGAAGGAATGGAGCTCGGACGGGGTTTGACCAATTATGGCATGGAACATCTGCAGAAGATTATGGGCAAAAAAAGCATTGAAATCGAAATGATTCTGGGGTTTAAAACTGCCGATGAGGTGATTCACCGGGATAATCTGGTGATTACGGCTTTAAACTAG
- a CDS encoding YhbY family RNA-binding protein, translating into MLTSKQRSILRSMGNELEPILIVGKGGITANTIEQLDQALSARELVKGRVLPHTEWDTRETASELAEATGADVVQVIGRNILFYRPPETGRSPRIDLSGEG; encoded by the coding sequence TTGTTAACGAGCAAGCAGCGGAGTATCTTACGAAGCATGGGAAATGAATTGGAACCGATCCTCATTGTCGGAAAAGGCGGCATTACCGCCAATACCATCGAGCAGCTGGATCAAGCTCTTTCTGCCCGCGAACTGGTGAAGGGCAGAGTGCTCCCGCATACCGAGTGGGATACCCGGGAGACCGCTTCGGAACTGGCGGAGGCGACTGGCGCCGACGTGGTGCAGGTTATCGGCAGGAATATTCTTTTTTATCGTCCGCCGGAGACGGGCCGTTCCCCCAGGATCGACCTTTCCGGGGAGGGATGA
- the obgE gene encoding GTPase ObgE, translating to MLFLDYAKIFLKSGQGGSGAVSFRREKYVSRGGPDGGDGGRGGHIIFVVDSNLSTLSDFRYQHHFKAGNGGNGEAVNRFGKDGEDLRIPVPVGTIIRDAESKALIADLTTPGAEFVILRGGRGGRGNSHFATPTRQTPRFSEKGELGSELWVELELKLIADVGLIGFPNAGKSTLISKISAARPKIADYPFTTLTPNLGVVDYKGRSFVAVDIPGLIEGAHQGVGLGHQFLRHVERTRLLIQLVDLSGFSGRDPYQDYLQINQELELYNPDLAHRPQLVVANKMDLPEARANFEEFQAKLAPVPVYSLSGATGAGIDELLNMIIQKLDELPKAAAVPLPEPLTPLQPAGETSEIQVLRDGSVYIVENAALTKRIARFDLENDESVRSMQKLLKRWGVEEALVNAGVKEGDLVRIGDFEFTYSGED from the coding sequence TTGTTGTTTCTAGATTATGCAAAAATCTTTTTGAAATCGGGACAAGGCGGTTCCGGAGCAGTCAGTTTTCGGCGTGAAAAGTATGTTTCCCGCGGCGGTCCCGATGGAGGGGATGGCGGACGCGGCGGTCATATCATATTCGTAGTGGATAGCAATCTGTCGACACTCAGCGATTTTCGGTATCAGCATCATTTCAAGGCCGGCAATGGCGGCAACGGAGAGGCGGTCAACCGGTTCGGAAAAGATGGCGAAGATTTGCGAATTCCCGTTCCAGTCGGAACGATCATTCGAGATGCGGAATCCAAAGCGTTGATTGCGGATTTGACGACTCCCGGAGCTGAATTTGTAATCTTGCGGGGCGGTCGTGGCGGACGTGGTAATTCTCACTTTGCAACTCCGACCCGCCAGACGCCGCGCTTCTCGGAAAAAGGGGAGCTGGGCTCGGAGTTATGGGTGGAGTTGGAGTTGAAGCTCATTGCCGATGTTGGGTTAATCGGTTTTCCCAATGCCGGGAAATCGACGCTGATCTCCAAAATTTCGGCGGCTCGCCCGAAAATCGCCGACTATCCGTTTACCACCCTCACACCCAATCTGGGGGTGGTGGACTATAAGGGACGGAGCTTTGTGGCGGTTGATATTCCCGGTCTGATCGAAGGCGCTCATCAAGGAGTTGGCCTAGGCCATCAGTTTTTACGCCATGTGGAGCGAACGCGATTGCTGATCCAGCTGGTGGATCTCTCGGGCTTTTCAGGGCGCGATCCCTATCAGGATTATCTGCAGATCAACCAGGAGCTGGAATTGTACAATCCCGATTTGGCGCACCGGCCGCAGTTGGTTGTCGCCAATAAAATGGATCTGCCGGAAGCCCGCGCCAATTTTGAAGAATTTCAAGCGAAACTGGCGCCGGTTCCCGTATACTCCCTGTCTGGAGCCACCGGAGCCGGAATCGACGAGCTACTGAATATGATCATTCAGAAGTTGGACGAACTGCCGAAAGCAGCGGCGGTTCCTCTCCCGGAACCGCTGACCCCTCTTCAACCCGCGGGTGAAACATCCGAGATCCAAGTGCTGAGGGATGGGTCCGTCTATATCGTTGAAAACGCCGCTTTAACCAAGCGAATCGCCCGTTTCGACCTGGAAAACGACGAGTCGGTCCGCAGCATGCAAAAGTTGTTAAAGCGATGGGGCGTCGAGGAAGCCTTGGTGAACGCCGGAGTCAAAGAAGGTGATCTGGTTCGGATTGGCGATTTTGAGTTTACGTATTCCGGTGAAGATTAA